In a genomic window of Accipiter gentilis chromosome 23, bAccGen1.1, whole genome shotgun sequence:
- the KCTD6 gene encoding BTB/POZ domain-containing protein KCTD6 encodes MDNGDWGYMMTDPVTLNVGGHMYTTSLTTLTRYPDSMLGAMFRGDFPTARDSQGNYFIDRDGPLFRYVLNFLRTSELTLPLDFKEFDLLRKEADFYQIEPLIQCLNDPKPLYPVDTFEEVVELSSTRKLSKYSNPVAVIITQLTITTKVHSLLEGISNHFTKWNKHMMDTRDCQVSFTFGPCDYHQEVSLRVHLMEYITKQGFTIRNTRVHHMSERANENTVEHNWTFCRLARKTDD; translated from the exons ATGGATAATGGAGACTGGGGATATATG ATGACTGATCCAGTCACGCTAAATGTGGGTGGACACATGTACACGACATCCCTCACAACTCTAACGAGATATCCTGACTCAATGCTTGGGGCCATGTTCAGGGGAGACTTCCCCACTGCCAGGGACTCTCAGGGCAATTACTTTATTGACAGAGATGGACCACTTTTCCGTTATGTTCTTAACTTTTTAAGGACCTCAGAGCTCACTTTGCCACTGGACTTCAAGGAGTTCGACCTACTTCGGAAGGAAGCGGACTTCTATCAGATTGAACCGCTAATTCAATGTCTTAATGACCCCAAGCCGCTGTATCCTGTGGATACCTTTGAGGAGGTGGTGGAGCTGTCCAGCACCCGGAAGCTTTCCAAGTACTCCAACCCGGTGGCTGTAATCATCACGCAGCTCACTATCACGACAAAAGTCCATTCGTTACTGGAGGGCATTTCAAACCACTTCACAAAGTGGAATAAGCATATGATGGACACCAGGGACTGCCAGGTTTCCTTCACTTTTGGGCCATGTGATTACCACCAGGAAGTATCGCTCAGAGTCCATCTGATGGAGTACATCACAAAGCAGGGCTTCACGATCCGGAATACCAGAGTTCATCATATGAGCGAGCGTGCCAATGAAAACACAGTGGAGCATAACTGGACTTTCTGTAGACTGGCACGGAAAACAGATGACTGA